Proteins encoded in a region of the Fundidesulfovibrio soli genome:
- a CDS encoding twin-arginine translocase TatA/TatE family subunit has product MGAFSIWHWIIVLAIVLLLFGPGRLGNLGRDLGKSIKEFKGAMNDKDVTPEKLDSEQSKPTTTASTTTTVNPSEKTKV; this is encoded by the coding sequence ATGGGAGCCTTTTCCATCTGGCATTGGATCATCGTTCTGGCAATTGTTCTTCTGCTGTTCGGCCCCGGCCGCCTCGGCAACCTCGGCCGTGACCTGGGCAAGAGCATCAAGGAGTTCAAGGGCGCCATGAACGACAAGGACGTCACCCCGGAAAAGCTCGACAGCGAGCAGTCCAAACCGACGACCACCGCCTCCACGACCACCACCGTGAACCCGTCCGAAAAGACCAAGGTTTAA
- a CDS encoding SOS response-associated peptidase translates to MCGRFALGIPRKIIRERFQLETVPEAPARYNIAPGQLVEAVTQNEHGRQMGLYRWGLVPFWAKDPDIAARTINARAETAAEKPAFRAALRHRRCLVPAQGFYEWTGPPKKRQPWFITPEDGGLMALAGLWERWESPLGEELLTLTILTCEANEFVAPLHNRMPVAVRPEDDARWLDPALQDPKELADILAPRPWPGMSRWMVSTAVNAAGHEGAGLIEPLQTLA, encoded by the coding sequence ATGTGCGGACGCTTCGCCTTGGGCATCCCCCGCAAGATCATTCGGGAACGTTTCCAACTGGAAACGGTTCCCGAAGCACCGGCGCGCTACAACATCGCGCCGGGGCAATTGGTTGAGGCCGTCACCCAAAACGAGCACGGCAGGCAGATGGGCCTCTACCGCTGGGGCCTGGTGCCCTTTTGGGCCAAGGACCCGGACATCGCCGCCAGGACTATCAACGCCCGGGCCGAAACGGCCGCCGAAAAACCCGCCTTCCGCGCCGCGCTGCGCCACCGGCGCTGCCTGGTTCCCGCCCAGGGCTTCTACGAGTGGACCGGCCCGCCAAAAAAGCGCCAGCCCTGGTTCATCACCCCGGAGGACGGCGGGCTCATGGCCCTGGCCGGGCTGTGGGAGCGCTGGGAGTCCCCCCTGGGGGAGGAGCTGCTCACCCTGACCATCCTCACCTGCGAGGCCAACGAGTTCGTGGCCCCGCTGCACAACAGGATGCCCGTGGCCGTGCGCCCCGAGGACGACGCCCGCTGGCTGGACCCGGCCCTGCAAGACCCGAAGGAACTGGCGGACATCCTGGCCCCGCGCCCCTGGCCGGGCATGTCCCGCTGGATGGTCAGCACGGCCGTGAACGCCGCCGGGCATGAGGGTGCCGGGCTGATCGAGCCGCTGCAGACGCTTGCCTGA